The Candidatus Methanomethylicota archaeon genome has a segment encoding these proteins:
- a CDS encoding cupin domain-containing protein, with the protein MSVKSMDILEWEKTEYGRRKTLANMEMGIPAIVRYVVIEGDVTPHSHPHGEIIIVLKGEGKVVFEGWEKDVKPGDIILVPPNVKQGIKKIGKDNVEAIAILPG; encoded by the coding sequence TTGAGTGTAAAGAGCATGGACATATTGGAATGGGAGAAGACAGAATATGGTAGGAGGAAAACATTAGCAAACATGGAAATGGGGATACCAGCAATAGTCAGATATGTGGTTATAGAGGGAGATGTAACCCCCCACTCACACCCACATGGAGAAATAATAATAGTCTTAAAAGGGGAAGGAAAAGTGGTCTTCGAAGGATGGGAGAAGGACGTGAAACCTGGAGACATAATACTAGTCCCACCAAACGTAAAACAAGGGATAAAGAAGATTGGAAAGGATAATGTGGAAGCAATAGCAATACTGCCAGGATAA
- a CDS encoding M20 family metallopeptidase, giving the protein MNSGNRNYKLEALSWVDKLSNEILYISEYLYRNPELGSEEYKAYSLLTQTLAKHGFKIEGELLGMKTAFKASFTGLSGKPKIAFLAEYDALPGVGHGCGHNVIAATAVGAAIAISKIIPEINGEIMVIGTPAEEGNGPYAGSKIIMVEKGVFKDIDAVLMMHPTAGRYAATRTEALAVQSFKVVFRGRTAHAAANPEMGINALNAVMIMFRGIDALRQHIRRDARIHGIIVKGGEASNVIPDYAEARISIRAADIDYLNILKEKVFNCIRGAAIMTEAKYEVEEVGPLYREKRIYHKLADIVDKNLEENGFKVMPMEEYLRRGPVASTDFGNVTQVVPAISASIPITDQNIPGHSREFAEATMTEEGKRRTILSTKVLVGSAMDLLLDKNLLEEVKREFRGD; this is encoded by the coding sequence TTGAATAGTGGTAATAGGAATTATAAGTTGGAAGCATTATCATGGGTGGATAAACTGAGCAATGAAATACTATACATAAGCGAATACCTATATAGAAATCCAGAACTTGGAAGTGAAGAATACAAAGCATACAGCCTCCTAACACAAACCCTAGCCAAACATGGATTCAAAATCGAAGGGGAACTCCTCGGAATGAAAACAGCATTTAAAGCTTCATTCACAGGCCTCAGCGGGAAACCGAAAATAGCATTCCTAGCTGAATACGATGCACTACCTGGAGTAGGTCATGGATGCGGTCATAATGTAATAGCAGCCACAGCAGTGGGAGCCGCCATAGCAATATCAAAAATCATACCAGAAATTAATGGGGAAATAATGGTAATAGGGACGCCGGCTGAAGAAGGCAATGGACCATACGCTGGGAGCAAGATAATCATGGTTGAAAAGGGGGTATTCAAAGATATAGATGCAGTTCTAATGATGCATCCAACAGCCGGTAGATATGCAGCCACAAGAACTGAAGCCCTTGCAGTACAAAGCTTCAAAGTGGTATTTAGAGGGAGAACAGCACATGCAGCTGCAAATCCAGAAATGGGGATAAATGCATTAAACGCTGTTATGATAATGTTCAGGGGGATAGATGCCCTCAGACAGCACATTAGAAGAGATGCAAGGATACATGGGATAATAGTTAAAGGTGGAGAAGCATCAAATGTAATCCCAGACTACGCTGAAGCAAGGATAAGTATAAGAGCAGCAGACATAGATTACCTAAACATCCTCAAAGAAAAGGTATTCAATTGCATAAGGGGGGCTGCAATAATGACGGAAGCAAAATATGAGGTGGAGGAAGTAGGCCCACTATACAGGGAGAAGAGGATATACCATAAACTTGCAGACATTGTAGACAAAAACCTCGAAGAAAATGGATTCAAAGTAATGCCAATGGAAGAATATTTGAGGAGGGGGCCTGTGGCCTCAACAGACTTTGGAAACGTAACGCAAGTGGTTCCAGCAATATCAGCATCCATACCAATAACGGATCAAAATATACCAGGACATTCAAGGGAATTCGCAGAAGCAACCATGACTGAGGAGGGGAAGAGGAGGACAATACTATCAACAAAGGTTTTAGTTGGAAGCGCCATGGACTTATTACTAGACAAAAATCTATTAGAAGAAGTTAAAAGAGAGTTTAGGGGGGATTAA